CCGTTCATGATTTTCGAaagacaaaaattaaaaaaaaaaaaattaaagtgaaGCACCATGGAAATCTTTCCATATATAATTGacatacaaaacaaaaaaaaaataaaaatcaagaactCCTTTGGATTACATTTGATTTTGAATGAGTGGGGCCTCTCTGGTGCTCCTTTGTATTGTACAGTATGATAATATAATTCTTCAAAGTTGAGAATTTTGTACCgtaattatttttttgtcaCAACGATAACATTTCTATAACCTACTAATATCCTATTCTAGGAGAAAGGGAAACCTAACCAACGGAAACCACCGTCGGAGAAAGCCACTAAAAATGGCAAGCCACGTGTAGTGGCTGGTAGGAGGCAAGGTTTGATTCTTTAATCTCACCAACAGCCCAAGTGAGAGAATTTTGTATGGTACTTGTTTTCTACTATTTGGTGTGAAATCCATGATTAATTCTGATatcttttttttgctttctttttctgtaTATCAATAAAGAAGATTATATAGTAATTGATTCCAGGTATCAGGCAGTCCAGCTATACACCAGTGGGTGCAGTCAGCAGCAGCAGTTGCAGCGCCATAAAAGGACGGATGTGCATCTACACGGAATTGAGAAAGGGTGGTTATATCCAGCAATTTCACAGGAACCCTCATCTCGCTCAATACTTTCTTCTGCACTGCTAAAGCTGGTGGCAATACTCCTGGATATGTTGGCCCGGGCACCGGCCGAGTTTGCCCAGCACAGTTTTTCGCTTGAGGTTGGTTCCAATCACTCCCCCTGTTGTTCACCAGTTAAAGAATGAAGTGAAATGGGGGAAGACATAGAGAGAAAGATACAGCATCGGATTGTAATTGCACACATTCATACTATAGGTTATGTAACATTCACTATGAAAAAGGCAAAAGTAATATCAATTTAGTGCAGTGGTTAATGTTGAGATACTAAAAATTAGAGTTCTGGGTTTaatttcttcctcctcctcccccttctccacacttttttttttttttttaaaaaggtaCATGATCATGAATGACCTCTTTTTGTATAGAGGACTTTACAGTGGATAGAAGATTTTTTCGGAATAAGAGTatagtatttttcttttttgtgtgtgagataaaaagatatttgaaaaaatattagtGTGATAAAAAATAGAGTATCCTATAGTAGGTGTTTctatattcttttcttttttgatctTAAATTATGTTAactggcaaaaaaaaaaaaaaaagaaagtggaTTTGTTaaggattttttttatttaactttAGACAAATTAAAGAAGAAACAAGAACGGCCTTTCAATTTTTCAACTGTCTTTGTTGATATATGTCTGCATGAAACTTGTTTAAGCAGTAGGTAGTTGGATAGGTTTTTGACATGAGAAGAGGGGGTGAGAAGGGTAGTTGGCGGGGGAGGGGGGGTGAGAAGGGTAGTGACACGATTTTTTAATTGcctttgacaatttattaattgTCTTCAACAAtgtactaatttttttttttattttctaggtttcttgggttaaaaaaattttgtgcagttttcaatgttttttttaGACTTTGGTAGAAAGCTTCTAAAGAACAAGAAGGTGTCACTGATTACATAAATggcaaggcatcaagttcattGTCATATAGTAGTTCACGTCATGCAATATACATCAGACTATTtagattttttatgttttttactTAAGAGCACAATACATCTTATGTTTTCATTTTGCTTCTATTAGCTGTGAACAGATTTAGAAGGTTGTTGTATTCCTATGACTTGATTGATTCTAAATTCTGATCTTTTATTAATACTTCATTcgacttcttttcttttcacattaACCTTTAAGCCATTTATATTAAgtaccaaaattgatgttttggTAACGGGTTGGCCATTCTTTTGTTTACAGAAGATCAGCCAAGATTTGATCTTGCctattttcaagtttttaaatGTTATCATATTGtcgaatgtttttttttttttgaattattaatcACTGAAATAGATGTTTAAATTTACATTATAagactatttttgaataacaatGTGCACATAGTAATGTATTTAAGAAAGGTTATAATAGATCATACAATAAGTTTGTATTTTAtgcaaatatttttatgaacaacactaaataatttattatttttaaacaaCTCCCATTCAACGAatgggtacaaaactagttaaAGAAGAAACAAGAACGGCCTTTCAATTTTTCAACTGTCTTTGTTGATATATGTCTGCATGAAAGTTGTTTAAGCAGTAGGTAGTTGGATAGGTTTTTGACATGAGAATTAAATCTAAGATAATTCAGTGACTAAAAGGCATTATCTAATCATGTCAACAAAGAAGACATTTTGTTTTGGTTGGGGCCCCCGCAAGCGCAGGAAGTTTTATACGATACTCCATAATTCATCTCGAAAATGAGAAGTGATATTTTGGAGCACTTACTTGTAATGGGATGGAGAAACTCCAAGAAAGAAAACGGTGGTTTTAGCAGGATCTACATTTGTGTCCACCCATTTAGCCCATGTCTCAAGTGCGGTCTCAAAAGCCACCATCCGGTCCATGTCTTTCAAGAGCCTTGTTCCTATCTGAATATATTTCCACCTGCACATTCAACAGTTATTCAAGAATTCAATTGCTTGAAGAATTCTTGAGCTTGGCTCGGAAATACAGTATGGAAAGAAAGATTATCAAAATTGATGGGACATGAACTAACGGTTGTTGAGCTCCTTTGTAGCCCCACCAATGCCATGTATTGAAGGCAAGTAGGTCATGACCTGACCATAGCTTTTCACTTCCTGCAACTGAATCTAGTTTTAGAACTACACCGATCTTTTCTGGCACCAGATCCACCAGAAAGGCATTTCTATCAAGGATCAGTGTGAGTCCATAGTCCTGTGGCAACATAcaattgaaaattataattgATGCGGCAGAATTAGTAGTTAAAGTTGTTGCAGGAACAGGTACTTTCTGAAGTTGGATTGAATTTTTTAGTACAGTTCAGGTGATTTAAAACTGGTCAAGGTCTGGTTAGTTTCAATTCGATCTAAAACTGGTCGTCAAATCCGATAAAATTATGTCAACGATGATTGGATTATTGTTGGACCATGATGTTAGATAAGGGATCATTATCATTGTTGATTTTCACGAAGCTGGCTACAGGTTGTTCAGCATAGAATAGAGATCAAAGTTTTTGCTAGGTGAAAAATCTGCCTAAAGTTTCAGATGCAGGATTGCACTAGTAAAAGAAAGGGACTGCAGGAGGACCACCTTAACAATTTTCGCCTAACCAGGACAAAGTTGGCTTGAAGCAACTTGCCAACTTGGTTGGTTGATTCGTTGTTACACGCTTCTTGCTTGTATCTTTGTTTTCCCAATCATTATCCACTAGTTGGAGAATTAGAGGTCCACACTTCAAAACTTTTCAATTCAGATTTTCAATCTTGTATTCATTTGTTTATATTCGTGGATAATGACATTCATTTGCGGAGTGCAAGCCAAGAGATTAAGCTTACCAAGAATTTCAAGGTGGAGATTAGGCCTACTCTTGTCATGTTGTAATTTGTCCCCGGCACGCTAGTGTAGAGCAAGCAGGCCAGGGACATATACTGATCACGAGTCAGAGAGTCGCCTGCAAACAAAATGCTCTTTCCTCTGAACTTTTGCAAGAATGCACGGCCGTCAAATCTGCATGAGACCAGCAACGCTTTCATAAATTGGGGTTTTAGTGTTTTTCGAGTAGCAGATTATAAAGAGTTGATGGAGTAAATACCCTGGTAATCACTCGAGGAGAGAAAAGGGATTATGGGCAGTCGAATATGTTAATAAGTTAGTTAATTAACATAATAACGTTTAAATGGTTGAGTCAGACTGTAGAGAAAAATGATGAAGCAACAAATGACAATACCACCAAATCTTTAAGGCGTtctttaccaaaaaaaaaaaaaattataaaagaaaaagaaaaccgaGTCTTTAAGGTGTGTAGGCTTCTGAACAACGAACAGCTTTAtctaattttcctttcttttcttttcttttctttttttttttcacagaaCAGCTTTGATTCCGAACGGTGCAcgaatttttattgttttggattCACGTAGTTTAGTCATTAGTGAACttctttgagaaaataaagCAGCAATCTTTGTTTTTGGTACGATATATATAGTGGCAATCATTGGTATATATGGATCTTAGATTCCTTGTCTGGGAATCTTATGTCCCGCAAATTACAATGAAGTTTGTCTCCATTACATTTCTTTTGCTGATGAAGCCAACTATATGTGTTAGTTTCAGCATAATATATAATCTAGAGTAGTATCTTGTTTACATGATTAATTAAGGTTGGTTATGGTTTCAGCTACCCCTCTTAATCTCACTTGAAGTGAGTTAATTGTTCTTGATTAGGTATATAGCTTTACTCAAATGGGAGCCTTTCCATCAAGTTTCCAACTATCACATGGTCATTTCTCCAAGTAGCTTTTTTGCCAATCTTTGAAGCTGAGACATCCAAAAGGAGAAATTCATCTTCCCTAAGAATTTCATTTTCTATTCCTTTTCCCCTCGATTCACATTTTAGGATAAGTTCCACAAACAAAGAATCTAGcttcaaaagaagaaaaaagaaaaatgctcAAGCAACCGCCACAACTAGCTTTAATAGGACAAAGCCAAGTACAATGACGAGTCAATTCTTATAACCTGGAGATAATTAGTTACGTATGGCATTCAATCATTAATCCGACACGGCTTATGCAATAAAAGATTATTCACTTAATGTAAAAACATTCCCAAATAAAGCAAGTGAATTTACTAAATTATTTAGCAATTTATTACTGTCCTTGAAAAGACAATTCAGGCCCCATTTGGATTCATTATAAGAATTCGAAAATGATTTACATACGCAAGGTGTAAATGTTTTGTAATAAGATTAGCGTGTGGGAATTGGCATACTTTACAGGGCAGTGCAATTGACAAATCAAAGTTCATTATCCATAGTTTCTCATTGATTTAGTGCATATAATACTATAGTTGTGTGCATCACCTGAATTTAAATAAAGCTACTGCTGTTCATGGTTCATTATCAGGTTAATGCGGACAAATTGGATGAGCCAATCACAGTAAAGGACAAGATACATACTTTGCTAAATCGCAGCCTTGAGGTTGCCACCGGTATTTGAGGTAGAGGTGGTCCGGCCGGCCATTGTTCAGGCAGTTGAATTCTTTCTCTATGAAGGGACAAATGGAGGAGTTGTACATAGGATACGATTCATCGAAAACCCAACTTCCTTGGAAGAAGTCGCAGTTTTCTGCATTTGCTCGGAGAAGatgaggaagaaaaagaagagaaacgATGAAAAACATGCTAAAGAATGGAGCGAACCCACAATTTAATTACTCTCTCTGAGGGGGAGAAAAGGCAAGAATTCTTGGCGGTTGGTCAAGAGAGAAACGTTTAAGGAATGGCCTCGATCGAGcctctttcctttccttctgGTTTTCATGTTATCCATTTTCctcacgtatatatatatatacctggTTGGCAACAAATACCGCGGGAGGGGATGGGGCTGAGATTAGAGGGAGGTGGGAATCATATTAAGGGTCCACCTGGATTCTTCAGTTTCTTGGAGGCATTTTAGGAAGCCAGTTAATTACTATGTTAATCAACAGCGGACAATGATAAATCCTACGTAGGCAACAGATTTGTTAATTGAAGcatttgaacttttttttttatgccaTTCATTGTTTTGACAAACCAGGTTAAAATCACAATATGGTAGCTAAAACCAGGttaaaatcaaatttattgTTTTAACTCGTATtatattctctctttttttttttttggtctttgtTGATGAggataattcaaaaaaatttgattgcataaaaataataaaatgcatgactaactccctctctctcccatgCAGGTAGGTACACAGGTAAAAGACTAAGGAAGCTATTGTTAGCAAATAGACAGTCGGAAGCGGCAGATCAGATAGTGGTAGTTCTTGGAAGCATGTCAAACGTCAATTACTTGATGCCAATTTCTGCTGTTACTACTAAACTGTTAATGATTGCAGCGGATGTAACATCCAAGTATTTAGTATGAAAGcaaacaccccaaaaaaagaactATTAAAGGAAAAGGATATAGAATGAAGTtctatcactttttttttttttttttttgggggaaaagGATTCTATCACGTATTTCTTGAACTTACTAGTAGCCATTTTTTGTTTTACGTAAACTAATCAAAACTAATTGTACATAATTTGAGCAATAGAAAGAGAACCCAGATGAACATTTTCGGTGAAGTGATTGGTCTTTCGTTCAGTTTGACTAACGAATGTCTAGTGAATACTACTATTAgtaattagatttttttttttttagaaaagtataattaattcaaaaaaaagtCTAAATATAGGAGAGTGCATTAATTATGATTGCATGTGTTAATATAGTAAGTTATGCGTAATTTAAGTGTGACAATGAATGCATAATTAGGTAcacattagaaaaattcttCATTATTAGGCATCTAATCATCGGCCATCCTAAGAGCAAATGCTCAGAAaaattagctgtttttgggggtatttttgaaaaatgttactgtagcagagttcttagagtatattttgggatatttttaaaaaatattttggaatattcaagagtagtagagtttttaaaatatatattgggatattttttaaacattaaaaaaaatttagactactttttagagtactttttaaaaagtatttgaaaaactaatttttgaaaaacagaGGGATCCAAACAGAGTCACCGACTCTGTTTTCGTATTTGATTAATAAATGTTAGAATTTTGACTCAATTTATGTCTACCAAGGACTAAGATTATCCTcccaaaaagtaaagaaaaacaacaatcTGGCGTACATCCTTTCTTGTTTCTCTGATACATGAATATcgaatatttatttatttttgttaccAAAACCATTAGATATTCATTCTCGTTCTACTCTAGGGATCGTTGAAAATCTGGTTACTTAATTAGATTAATACGAATACAAAGAAAATCCTTCCCAAACAAATAATATCAGCAAATTCATTGGGTTCTCGGCAACCATCGAGCAGATGACTTAAGGCCGGCAAGATATTCCGACATGATCATAAAAGCCTGTTTCCTGTATATGCATTCACCGTTTGAATTTAAGCAGAATATTCTTCGAGCTTCAAAAAGGTGTTTGATGATAAATTTTAGAAACCAACTTTTTTTAATTCAAGACATTAGGTGCAAAATACACCCAATCAACATTAGGTGCATTACTTACTCTCTAAAAACTACATTATTGATCAGTTTGCCAGATTTCGATGCATGCAATCATATGACATGTTTTCTAGTTAATGTTAGACATAACAACTCTAACTAAATTTCCTAATGTCCTCATCACAGTAATGAATTCAACTACGAATGAGGACCGGGGAAGGATTATCTGTAGCTAATTAAAGATGACTTCAAATTTTGGGTATCATTCAGCCACCTGTCAAACAACTGATTGAATCATTCTAGACAAATAAGTTTATTAGGTCCAAAATTTAAAGGCAATTAGTTGTCTTGCTATAACATGAATCATTCTAGAGAAAAATATTGTACAGAATCTCATTCCAGGTATCAGTGACTCCGGCTACACACCAATGCAAGCAGTCCATTCCAGTTCTTCCAAACTCGCCATAAGCAGATGGATGTGCATCTTTGCGAAATTGCGAGAGGTGTGTTATATCAAATAATTTGAAGGCAGGGTTCTTGATCTTGCTTAATATTTTCTTCTGTATACCTAAACCCCACGGCAAATTTCCATGGTATATCGAACCAAGGACCGGTTTCGTCTCCCTACCGCAGTTTCTGGTGTGAGGTTCATCCCATTCGCTGCCACTGCTTTGACGGATGATTACAAGATAGAAATGAGACCAAGGACGGGGATAGTCTAACTATAATCAAACTTGTAATTCAGATTAACAAAAAAAACCCCATTCGTTTATGGTATAAATTTGACACCAAGAATAAAATTTGACGTGTGATGTGTTGTGGATATATTATACATTGATCatcttacccaaaaaaaaaagaaagaaagatataGTGATTTCTTTTAGGAAACTCACTTGTAATGCGCTGGAGAGGTGGTTTGAAAGAAAACCCTTGTTTTATTAGGATTAACAGCTGCATCCACCCATCTAGCCCATGTCGTGAGTCCCGTCTCCAAAGCAGCTAGCCGGTCCATGTCTTTCATTATCTTATCTCCGAGTTTAATGAAATCCCATCTGCGATTACACATCAAAATCTGTTCAATTAATGTTGAAAACAATATTTAATTTTGCTCAAGCTAAGAAGCGTTATGCGTAGATTTAACAGATCGACGGGATTTCACTACTAACGGTTGCATAGATCCTCTTCTTCCCCACCAAGCAAATGTGTTGAAGACGAGCACGTCATTTACCAGCCAATGACGGGCTTTCCCGGCAACTGAGTCTAATACTAATACCCTACCAATCTTGTCCTTGTCTCGTGCCACATCCACCAAAAACAGATTTCTATCAAGCTTTACTTGAACTTCATAATCCTGCAAAGGTTAAGATAATTGATGGGCAGAAGAAGTTCTTCGTTCCGAAATTTAGCAGATGGTAGAAAGGAGGATTTGCGAGAatgggaaaagaaaatttcaaattgtACGATCCTATGATTCGATTCGCGATTTTAATAACATTGCTCTGAACGTTTCTTTGAAGAACATAATCAATTGGAGTTTAACGCAATGTTGAACAATTAATTTCATAGACTTATCTTGATCATTTTAAAGACTTGGAATtttttcccatttcttttttttttccaaaatttgtGCTGAGTTTGATTTCTGTATCCATAATTTAATTCAACAAATAAACGAGTCATCTGAGCTCAAGTTGTGCTACAGGATAAGCTTACTTACCAAGAAATGTACTACGGAGATGTCGCCTGATCTCATCTCTTTGTACTTGATTCCGGGCATTGATGTGTACAACAAGCATAATAACGACTGGTATTGATTCCGTGATAAAGAATCACCCACAAACATGATGCTCTTCCCTTTGAATCTTCGCAAGAAGTCATAGCCACAGAATCTGCAATGCATCAAATTAATTTCACATTTTAGACCACGACTAAAATATTTTTCCGgttgaaaatttccaaaaaaaaaaaaatgcattctTTGGTTGAGAAGATTGCTGATTAGAATTAAGATATCATTCCTAACAAGTTGCCCAGAAAATCAGACAATGGGAAGGACACGAGTTAAATAAATTAATCACAGTGGAACAATTTGCTACATGTCGTCTAAGGGTTGAATTCCTTAACAAACAAATCTTACTGTGCTTGGGTGTGGCAGTATTTACTCCCCATGAATAGAATTGTCTTTTTTCGGAGTAGGTTTCCTCAATCACCCCAACGTTAAAGAAcgaaaatttgattttttttccctaagAACATTCTGGTCTTTTAGCTCAAAATTTTACGGAAAAATCATATTCTTAGTTACTCAAAAGACATCAGCAAATCCCAATTGAAAAGGGGAGGAAAAGGAACATTCAAGCACACTTCCAATACTAACTTGTCAGTTAGATCACAGATGCAACAGCTTCTGATACTACCTCATTTTTTCAAGAACCAGTAATATGGTTTCTGGATGCACTAATTCAGCTTCCAAAATCAAAAACTCTATACAACAAATTCCCTCGCTTGAGATTAAATTTCTTAGTTGTCCATGTAGCCGCGACCCAAAAAAGTTTTCTTTTTAGGTGCCATTTTGGCTTTATTGCCGGTAGTATTAGAATCAGGATCTACATTGTTGCTAATTAAACATTGTAAGAACAATCGAAATATTCTATCAATTCCATGTTCTTGCAATGAGAACTCATTATACGGATACAAGTGTCAATGAGTAATACTACAATTGTACTTTCATATGCGATCATGCATGCATTGCAATGTTAAAATCATTCCAATCATCCAAAAGTGTTAGGAACCAATACGCTCTGATGAATGAATTGATGGTGCCCAGAAGTGAGAAAACTCGTACCTTTGTAATTGACAGTCTTGCGGTTGCCACCGGTATTTGAGGTACATCTCATCGGGCCGGCCATTTCTTTGGCAGTTGAATACATGCTCTATAAAGGGACATGTAGTTGAGTTGTAGTGTGGGTATGATGAATCAAACACCCAACTTCCATTGAAGAAGTTGCAGTTTTCTGCACTTGTGACTTGGCATATGTGAAGAAGATGGAGGAGGAGATACAAaattacaactttcatgatgGTTGAAACTACAATTAATCCCTCTCTGTCTCCTATCTATATTGGCTTTTGTTTCTATATCTCTAGTCGTGGATAACGTggatttgtttgttttattttcttttgggtttttaATTGTTTTACATTTCTTATGTTAGGAGACTTGTGTCAAAGATATTAAATACTTTCCAAACAAAATAAAGGTTATTATTTAATGCAGCCTCGACACTTTTCTAGCAATCTATATTTATGTCTGTAATGTTATGGGTTTTGAGGCAATTTAGAGAAGAAATTAAAAGGGTGTATCTGTTCATTTATTTGATCACCTGGATATGATAATTGATGCTCTAATTTATTAAAGAGTACATTGTTGTATCTATCATAGGCAGTTACTATATTAATGGACGTGGGAGGGGGAGTATCATATATATCCAAGATAAAAAATAActgaaaaatcaaaacaaaatgcGGAGCAAATGAATATCCGAACGAAATTCGGGGCTAAAAAGAAAATTGTGCACGATTTCATTCCAATTACCAGGAACCCGCTACACACAACACAAGAATTCGTTCCATTTTTTCCGGACTTCGATGGAACAAACTGCAGTTTGGTGCGTGGCCTGCGAAAAAGTGATGCTcaagaaaaaatggaagaaaggAAATGAGCAGCATCACCCTTGAGACGGAACCAACTTAACTTGCGTATGTGGATACGGCATTTGCGATTAAGGGTTTGtttgataatataaaaaagtgctgaatctgaactttttcagacattcaaatgttttgagtgtttgataaatgaaaatccatttgctgaacttgttaagtagtgctgaacttgtgtgtatttttttcagcacaagaatcctaactgaatgcttaattctgataagaatcaatagaattacttcaactaccttatcttatctaccaaatctatcattgtttattaattatattcaaaattcttgtataattaaacaacttaatattctctatctaatgattttcTATTTCTCATTTCTCCCTTTTGAATGACTTT
Above is a genomic segment from Coffea eugenioides isolate CCC68of chromosome 5, Ceug_1.0, whole genome shotgun sequence containing:
- the LOC113771894 gene encoding protein trichome birefringence-like 41, yielding MKVVILYLLLHLLHICQVTSAENCNFFNGSWVFDSSYPHYNSTTCPFIEHVFNCQRNGRPDEMYLKYRWQPQDCQLQRFCGYDFLRRFKGKSIMFVGDSLSRNQYQSLLCLLYTSMPGIKYKEMRSGDISVVHFLDYEVQVKLDRNLFLVDVARDKDKIGRVLVLDSVAGKARHWLVNDVLVFNTFAWWGRRGSMQPWDFIKLGDKIMKDMDRLAALETGLTTWARWVDAAVNPNKTRVFFQTTSPAHYK
- the LOC113772199 gene encoding protein trichome birefringence-like 41, whose protein sequence is MFFIVSLLFLPHLLRANAENCDFFQGSWVFDESYPMYNSSICPFIEKEFNCLNNGRPDHLYLKYRWQPQGCDLAKFDGRAFLQKFRGKSILFAGDSLTRDQYMSLACLLYTSVPGTNYNMTRVGLISTLKFLDYGLTLILDRNAFLVDLVPEKIGVVLKLDSVAGSEKLWSGHDLLAFNTWHWWGYKGAQQPWKYIQIGTRLLKDMDRMVAFETALETWAKWVDTNVDPAKTTVFFLGVSPSHYKGSDWNQPQAKNCAGQTRPVPGPTYPGVLPPALAVQKKVLSEMRVPVKLLDITTLSQFRVDAHPSFYGAATAAADCTHWCIAGLPDTWNQLLYNLLY